The following proteins are co-located in the Microcystis wesenbergii NRERC-220 genome:
- a CDS encoding GNAT family N-acetyltransferase produces MIKVDSCFISYLLSNPSDSEATGDTATITVEVRLAQSQDLKSLAEILTDSFFPTANYWSFLRPIFKLGIYEDLRGRLRGDTPHYHCLVVSQTSVTATGSQEVIVATAEISLKSSSFLAVPIPYISNLAVSPDRRRAGLARRLLLKCEQIAREWGFEELSLHVLDNNLAAQSLYLSSGYRLQKTDGWLSNWLFNRPQKLFLHKKISQ; encoded by the coding sequence GTGATTAAAGTGGACTCCTGTTTTATCTCATACCTATTGTCTAACCCCTCTGACTCGGAAGCGACCGGTGACACTGCCACCATTACCGTCGAGGTGCGTTTGGCCCAAAGCCAAGATCTCAAAAGCTTGGCGGAGATTCTCACCGATAGTTTTTTCCCCACGGCCAATTATTGGTCTTTTCTGCGTCCCATCTTTAAATTAGGCATTTACGAGGACTTACGGGGACGATTGCGCGGCGATACTCCTCACTATCACTGTCTGGTAGTCAGTCAAACCAGTGTCACCGCCACGGGTTCTCAGGAAGTTATTGTCGCTACGGCGGAAATCAGCTTAAAATCCAGTTCTTTTTTGGCTGTTCCCATTCCTTATATTTCTAATTTAGCCGTTAGTCCCGATCGCCGGCGTGCTGGTCTGGCCCGGAGATTGCTGCTCAAGTGTGAACAGATCGCTAGAGAATGGGGTTTTGAGGAACTTTCCCTCCATGTTCTCGATAATAACCTAGCGGCCCAGTCACTCTACTTAAGTAGCGGTTATCGTCTGCAAAAAACCGACGGTTGGTTGAGCAATTGGTTATTTAATCGACCACAAAAGTTATTTCTGCACAAGAAAATCAGCCAATGA